A region of the Dermatophagoides farinae isolate YC_2012a chromosome 7, ASM2471394v1, whole genome shotgun sequence genome:
agatGGCCATCtcataatttatatatatattttgtttatgaatctatagaaaaaaaagaagaaaatttcaaattaaaaataaaattccattAACACAGattaaatttcaaagaaataaacaaaactgGTTTCCCATACACACAGTAGGAAATtctttcagaaaaaaaaccatgttGCTAGGCAAGGTAATTTTTCGTCATTGAACATTGAttacattgatgataacaaaCGTGTTTGTCcttgaatcaaatcatatCATTCGAATGAGATGATAACAttcatgtattttttttccattcatttgagTTTCAATCAAGTTCAAATTCAGTTCAGTTCagctgatcatcatcgttgatgtTGAAGTgaagtgattttttttttgatttttctgaattttgagccaaaacaacaaccaccaagATCATAATGGTGAAACCAAAAACAGCGATTATAAATTGTGAACAAATTGTAACAATTTGTTCAAATAATCAACCATTTTTAGCTGGTGAAAAACAagataaaattgaatcaattgaaagaCGTGATCATGGTGTTGGTGTTTCGATtgtattcgatgatgatggccgtATAATGGCcatcgatcatcatgatcgtaTTGATAATTGGCTATGTCAAAATTATGGTAATAATTGTTGGCAAACAATCGATACGATCGATGGTATTGGTCGTTCAATAATACCGGGTTTAATtgattcacattcacatcCAATTTGGGCCGGTGATcgtattgatgaatttgatcgaAAATTACGTGGTGCAACCTATATGGAAATACATGAATCTGGTGGCGGTATTAATCATACGGTACGTGAAACAATACGTGCCAATGAATCGGAACttttacaatcattattattgcgtATCAATCGAATGATCAGCTGTGGAACAACAATATTAGAATGTAAAACCGGTTATGGACTTGATTATGaatgtgaaagaaaaatgttacGAGTTATTCAACAGGCATCAACCATGACACCGATACAATTGGTACCAACATTTTTGGGTGCACATTCGATTCCAAGgtaaacaaagaaaaaaaaatttgaatttttcgaattaaaattttcgtttttttttcttcaactaACCAGCGGAATGACAGCCGATCAAGGTGTTGAACATGTATgtaaaatgatggaaaaattatcaaatgatgatccggaattaaaaattgaatttttcgacGTATTCTGTGAAACTGGTGtttatgataatcaacaaactGAACGAATTCTCCGAAAAGCACAACAATTGTATCCAGAATCAAAACTAGCATTTCATGGTGATGAATTAAGTGATCAGAATTCCGGTTGTTTAGCTGCACGGCTTGATGCCTGTTCAGTATCACATCTAGAATATCTTAATACTGCTGGAATTGAAGCAATGGCTGCAAAAAACATAGCTGGCATTATAAATCCAACAACTTGTTATCTATTGAAATTACGTAAACCACCTGTACGTGAAATGATAGCCAATAATGTACCGATTGTAATAGCTAGTGATTACAATCCAAATGCAATGTGTTATTCATTACCAATGGCAATGAATCTTGCCACAATTCATTTAGGtatgacaatgaatgaatcattgattgcaacaacattgaatgcAGCATATGCATTGAATAGATCAAATGAATATGGATCATTAGAAATTGGTAAACGTGGCAATTGTCTGTTATTAAATTGTTCAGATTGGCGTCATTTAATCACTGAATTTGgtaatacatcatcattgatatataATGTTATTATCAATGGTAAAAATGTATCATCAAATAGTAATTTTTAAgaaatgccaaaaaaaaagatcatttgttttgcaaatgttttttttttcactaaacCATCaaaaacacgaaaaaaatgattaattatgatctggtgaaaaatgaaaaaaaaaattttgttcgttcgtttgtttgtttgtttgtttgtttgaattcaataaatcaacatctgcatttttatttttttttcgtatccggtaaatttttttttaccagaTCATTAT
Encoded here:
- the LOC124496359 gene encoding putative imidazolonepropionase, with protein sequence MVKPKTAIINCEQIVTICSNNQPFLAGEKQDKIESIERRDHGVGVSIVFDDDGRIMAIDHHDRIDNWLCQNYGNNCWQTIDTIDGIGRSIIPGLIDSHSHPIWAGDRIDEFDRKLRGATYMEIHESGGGINHTVRETIRANESELLQSLLLRINRMISCGTTILECKTGYGLDYECERKMLRVIQQASTMTPIQLVPTFLGAHSIPSGMTADQGVEHVCKMMEKLSNDDPELKIEFFDVFCETGVYDNQQTERILRKAQQLYPESKLAFHGDELSDQNSGCLAARLDACSVSHLEYLNTAGIEAMAAKNIAGIINPTTCYLLKLRKPPVREMIANNVPIVIASDYNPNAMCYSLPMAMNLATIHLGMTMNESLIATTLNAAYALNRSNEYGSLEIGKRGNCLLLNCSDWRHLITEFGNTSSLIYNVIINGKNVSSNSNF